The Methanobrevibacter sp. genome includes the window AGCGCTACCAGTAATGTTATTGCCAGTATATTCAGCAGTAACATCAGCACCATTCATACCGGAATAAATAGCATAAACGGAAGTATTAGCCTTAATATCAATCACATTATCTTCTACAACACCAGTTGCAGGACCTTCAATATCAATACCGTTAGCATAATAATCGGATTCTACTGTAATTTTGTTTCCATCAATAGTGAAGTTTTCACCGCTGACTTGAATGCCGTAAATGTAAGTGTTACCTAAAGCAGTGATATTATTTAATGTGATAACTGCATTATCAGAGTTTTTGAAACTAACAGCATAAATAGTGTCATAAGAACCTACAACATCACCATATACAACATTAATCTTGTTATCTGCTAAAACTGCATCATCAGAATCCTCAACTACAATACCTTCAGATACAGGGAAAGATACCCAATTGCCTGAACCGGCAGGAATTTCAAACCAAGGAACATAAGAGGACACTAAATCCAATTCAAAAGTATTGCCGAAAATTCTAGAGTCTGATGCATTAGTGAGATAAACCGCATTATTTATACCAGTGCCCATTGTAGTGCCTTGATAATCAATAGTGTTAGTGTAAATATCCAATATTGGAACATCAGCAGCATAAATTGCATAAGCATCCTTATCAACATTAGCAACAACATTTATGAAGTTGTCTTCAATTTCAACGAAATAAGTAGCGCCTGTAATAGAAATACCTTTGCCTTGAGTAGCGATAACATTGTCAGTTATGCTAGCATTACCTTGAACAACTTTAATACCAACAGTCTCAACACCAAAACTTTCCGAAACGGACATGTTGCCCTCTTCAGAAGAAGTTAAAATTATCCTATTCTTTTCAGCATTGATGTATGAACCTCTATAAGCGATACCGGTAGTGTAATTACCTGTTAAATCAACGTAGTTGCTTTCAAGATGGCTTGAAACATCACCTAATGAGAAACCAAATACATTATAAGCGCTACCAGTAATGTTATTGCCAGTATATTCAGCAGTAACATCAGCACCATTCATACCAGAGTAAATACCATAAACGGAATTATTGGCTTTAACATCAATCACATTATCTTCTACAACACCAGTTGCAGGACCTTCAATATCAATACCGTTAGCATAATAATCGGATTCGACAGTGATGTTATTTGACCTGATTGCAAAATTTTCACCAGAAATGGTCATACCATAAATGTAAGTGTTTCCAACAGCATTAATGATATTCTCTTTAATCATGGCATTGTCAGAATCCTTGAAATCAATAGCATAGATAGTGTCATAAGAACCTGAAACGTTATTATAGATTACATCAACGAGATTTTCAGAAAATTTAACATCATTAGATGATTCAATTACAATACCTTCAGAAATCGGAGCGCTTACCCAATTACCTGAACCAGCAGGAACTTCAGCCCAAGGAACATAAGATGAAACTAAATATAAATCAAATAAATTTTCCTCAATTAAAGCATTTTTTGCATTGGAAAGAAGAATTGCATTGTTTATAGCGGAACCAGTTGTTGTTCCAACATAAGTTATTGCATTTCTTAAAAGATATAAATTGGATACATTATCCGCTTTAATAGCATATCCGTCTTCATTTGCAATAGCTTCAAAATTAATTATTGAATCTGTAATATTAACATTGGATGTGCCATAAGCAGAAATTGCATAAGTTCCATTATTTTGATTTAAAGTTAAACCGGATATAACAACATCGCTAGCTTTTACATCAATAGCTATATTGCTTAAAGTAGCATTATTACCAGTCAAAGTTATTGAACGGTCTAAAACTATTGTGTTTACACCAACGTCGGAAATTTCGCCACTAAAAGTCAATTCTTTAGCAGTTACATTTGACAACAATGATCCGTTTCCATCAAAATAATTATTAAAGTTCTCCTTTGTTACAACATCAGAAGTAACAGTTTCATCACTTGCTACTTGAGTATCATCAGAAATAGCAAGTGTCTCCCCACCGGTTAAATCATCATTAGCTAAATCGGAATTATTATCAGCAGCAAACGCTGAACCAACTGATAACATTACCAAACAAAGCATAATTAATGAAATAACCAAAGTTTTCGATTTAATAATTACACCTCTATTTAATATATATTAAATTTTGTAATAGTCTAAAAAATTTTATAAAAATAAAAACAACATGACTATTGGTAAATATTTTTGATTTAAAAATATTTAAATATTATTCAAGTAAATTTTAAAAAAAAGTAAAATAAAGGTTAAAAACCCTTATTTTTTAATTGTAATGGTATTTTTAATTGTGCATCCACCGTAAGAGGAGGATATGGTATATTTGCCCACACTTAAATTCTTAATGGATAAGGTGGAGATACCTTTGGCATTGGTTTTTGCAGTGTATTTCTTATTTTTGATGCTGAAGTTAATCTTTTTATTCTTCAAGATCTTACCGTTTTTGTCAACTAATTTCACGGTGAATTTTGCAACTTTTCCTTTTTTCTGAGTAACATCTTTAGCTGTTAAAGTAGGTTTGAAGGTAATTGTATTTGATACCTTTTTAGCGCAGCATTGCGCTGTGATTGTGTATTTACCGGCAGCTAACTTTACGGAATAAGATGCATAACCATTACTGTTAGTTGATACAACCTTAGTTTTTCCATTAATTTTAAATGTTACTTTCTCGCCTGCTCCAACCGCTTTGCCGTTGGCATCAAGAATTCTGACTTTGTAAGTTACGGTATTGCCGTAATATACAGAATAGTTTTTACCGCCGGTGATTGAAACCTTTTTAATAACATCCATAGTGGAAGAAGTGTCCGCATCATTATACTTTTCTACATCGGATACCTCAGAAACAATTTCATGTGATCCAACAGCCAAAGATACAGGCACATTATAAACGAGTGTAGCAATACCCTCATTGTTTGTTATGGCAGTTCCCATAATAGCAAGCCTATTGGCTGAAGTTACACGATTGAATTTAACTTCCGCTCCTTTGATTGGATTTCCAAGCTCATCAAATACTTCCGCAGTAATATTCACATCAGATCCTTGCTCTGCAGAAACGTTTATCACGTTGATTATGATATTTCCTTTGGAAATGGAAACACCAATATTGAAACTAATGGACTTGAAATCCTCTTTTGAAAATTCGGCTGAGAACAAATACTGAGCCGGAACATATGAGGAGTCGAATTCATAAGTTGCACTGGCAACGCCATTTGATACAACTGCCTCATCAAAACAGATATTGTCAGCATCGAAGAATTTTACAACTCCTCCATCAACATTCTTGTCAAAGGTCACTTTGAAAACGCCAGTGCCCCAATATGGAACATTGATGCTTGAAGCTGACGGAACTGCAATGTATCTGTAATTATCAGATACGTCATTGTTTCTGGAATCATATACGGCACCGTTGCCTGAAGTATTCTCTCCAACCAGATAATTGTCATAAACCACATTGTCAACGGCTACACTATCAAGTAAGATTGCATACCCTTTAAGTGAGGTGACCTTGTTGTCTTCAATTAGATTGTTGGTAGAGTTTGATTTGAGATACACACCAGCATTGCCATAACCGAGAGAATCTGTATTTAAAAATGTGATGTCCTTACCGTTTCCGTTTGCATGAATTTCATTGCCTGAAATCAGGTTATATTTACCGTTTGAAAATAGCATTCCATAGGCATCATAAGCATTTGCTACAACGTAATTATTGATTATAGTGTTATTGCTTGAATCGTATCCTATGATACCATAAATGACCTGTGAATCCAATGAAATATTATTGCTGTCGACAGTTGACATCTGAGACATTTCAAAGTAAACGCCGTAACTAACGCAACTTGATTTGATGTTTATCACATTATCTTTTATTATTGTGTCTTCAGATTCATCACCGATGATTATTCCTTCAACACAATACAATCCTTCAAGATTAATCTTGTTTGCGATGAAGTAATTGTCTGTAGCACCTTGACCTTCAGGAGCTGAATGTCCGGTGTAATAGCCTAAAACGCCCATACCATAAATGTAATTGTCGTTACCTGTAATAAAAACGTTATTGTTTGAAACAGTGTTGTTATGACAGTTGAAATACAAATCAATTCCCACCAATGAATTCTGGGAAGACTCGTTTCCAATATGTGAATATGTACTTTGCAAGTTTGAAGTGACATTTACGTCGTTTCCAGAAATTATACTATTAGATGAGTACAACAATAAAATTCCATAGGTTTGATAAATTTCTGAAACTATGTGGAATCCACTGGTTGCTGATTCACTGCCATCCAAACAGTAAGTTGTTCCGTTAATTACTAGCTCATTGCCGTCAATGCAATAGGAAACACCATTAATGAATACTTCATTACCGTCCAAACAGTATTTGTTACCATCAATTACAACTTCCTCACCATCAAGGCAATAACTGGTTCCATTAATTACAAGCACATCCTTGTTTAGAGTGTAGGAAGTACCGTTGATTACTAATTCATTACCATCAAGACAATAGCTAGTGCCGCCAATGACAAACTCGTTACCATCCAAACAGTATTTGTTACCATCAATGACTAGTTCATTACCATCAAGACAATAGGAAACACCGTTTATGTATAATTCATTGCCATCCAAACAGTATTTGTTACCATCGATTACAACTTCCTCACCGTCAAGACAATATGATCTGCCATTGATTACCAATTCATTGCCGTCAATACATTTTTCAGGACTGAACTTATATGCATTTCCAGTTCCAATAGTGTAAATTGTGTTATTGGCAAAATTACATCCTTCAGAAGCATAAGAAAGTAAAGTGAATGTCAAATAATCTCCTTCTGAAGCTAAATAATTATTCCAGACATCAACATCAGTTGATTCCAAGACATAAATTGCATAAGACGCCTTAGGGTCATTAACAGTGATTCTATTATTTACTATTCTAACGCCCGGAGCCTGGTTAACAAATATACCCCAAGCATTTACTCTTTCTGCATATTTATTGATGATTGTTAAATTTTCAATTAAAACATTGCCGGAAGTTACTTTGAATGTTGAATTATAGAATATAGGGTTATTTCCAGTGATTTTAACACTTTTTGTGATATATATTACTTCGTTTGAAAAACTTCCGGAGAAGCTTAAAATATCACTATTGTTTACTTCAGATGTTAATCCACCATTCTCATTAATATAATCACGGATATTGTCCGGAGTGATGTAGATGGTCTTTCCTTTATATGTGTAAGATGGTTTTGATGTGTCAATAACACCTGAAGGTGAATTTATTAAGGTTGAAACTATGTTATTTTCTATTACGGAAGTATCAGCCTGTACACCACTGGCATCTATTGAATATTTGTTAGTAGTTAAAACAATATTGTTGATTATTGTCACGTTCTTCGGCATTCTTTTTGGGCTCACTTGCTCTATTAGAATTCCAACACCTGAGTGTGAAGTAATGTTATTTGCTTTAACTAATAAACCAGAACCTTCATCTTTTTCATAAATTCCGGATCCAACTTCAGTATATACAACATTATCTTGAATAACTACATTAGAACCTCCTGCTGCAATACCTCTACCTTTTAAAGTAACATTAACGACATTATTCTCTACAATAGAATTGTCAATAGCTGAGATTCCTGCACCAGTAGAAATTACTTTAGCGCCGATAATCTCATTATTTGCAACATATGAATCATAGGAAGCTACAATTCCATATTCTCCACCGGTTTCAACATTAGGATGATTAAAATCTGCACCAGTAAGGTTGATAATTTTGTTTTCAATTATAATATTTCCGCTACCTGCAGTGGAAACACCCCTATAACTTCCGATTACAGTATTGGATTTTATAGTATTGTTATTTCCCATTACTTGAATACCCCATGACCATGAAGTTGGTAAAACATTATAATGGAGGGTATTATTGTAAATAATATTAAAATTGGAGTTGCCTCCATTTAATGGACCTCCAGAGTAACTGGACAAATAAATACCATTCGCATCATCAGATTCAACATGGTTATTAGCCACATAATTATAATAGGCACTACTTAAGATTAATGTAGGTGTGGATCGTGTAAAACTACCATGACCATATGTTATACCATATGTTTTCAAATAGTTATCAGTGACGGTATTGTACATTGCCCCATTGGCTACACAAATACAGTATGAAGACTTACCTGTGTTGACTATATTACAATTCTGAACAGTACAATTATTAGCAGAGTTTAAAAATATCCCATAAGTCTCATCTTTAGTATTGGCAATCTTCAAATTAGTTATTGAACTTCCAGATGCTCCACTTGTCAATGTAATGAAACAATTTTTAATATCATTGGTGGAAGTTCCGATAATGTTTACCGGTTTATTGATTGTGAATTTCAAGTTAGAGAAAGCACCATCCAAATAAATAGTGTCTCTTGAATTCACAGTTGAATCTATTAAATTCCCCTTAGTATCAAAATATTTTAAATAATTGCTTTGATTGATAGTGTGAGAAGAAGATTCTGACGTCATATCATCAGTATCGGAAATCTTCAACACATCCGAATTAGATTCATCATCAGTCATGTTTACATACTCGGAAGCGCTTACCGCCCCTACAGATAATAAAATAACCAATAATAAAACTAATATGCTTAATTTTTTTATCATTATTATACCTCATCATATAAGCTTTATAAAAATATATGAAAGTTTAATTAAAATAAACTTTAAAAATTTTCTATTATATTATTAGATATACAAAGATATAATATTTAAAAATAACGAAAAAAATAAAAAAAGTTGATGATGAATTAATAGTCATCATCATCGTTTTTCCTCACATATCCGAAGAAGAATATCGCAAGCAATACAAGGACTGCTCCAATAACAAATATTGGCATGCTTGATTCGCCTGAAGCAGCAGATTTTGATGTTGATTCTGTAAGCTCGTAAGCATTGGATCCATCGCCAGCACTATCTCCAGAGGCCCCTTCTTGAGAGCCTTGTGAATTAGAGCTGGATTTTGCATTAGCTCCTTGTGAAGGATCAGCACCGAATGCGGTTTTTCCTCCAGAATTGGACCCCTCAGATTGCTCTTGAGAAGTGTTATTAGCTAATGTATCTGCATTCTGATTACCATTACTTGAACCGGATTGACCTTGATTACCGTTTGATTCTTGTTCATCCATTTGATATAATGGATCAGTGTTTGTTGCCTGTGCAAGGATATCTGCAAATTGCTGTTTTTGTGAAGAAGTTAAAGAACTCAATTGAATTATTTCTGAATTCCAAGCGAGATTTTTACATGTGTGGTGACAACAAGCTACACCATAATCGATTACGCTTTGCATGTAAGTATCAACCAGTTGCTGAACAGTGCTGGCATCACCGTCCCATATTCCTTGCTGAGCCATATAAATCATCCAAGCAGTGGAGGATTGTGCACCTGCAGCAAGCTGAGAGTTGGTTACTCCGGAATTGATTGTCATTACTGTATCAGCCAATTGATTACCGAGTTCTTTATTCAACTCGCCACCACCAATGACTGTACTTGCATAGAAGTTCTGGAATCTGGATGCATAAGCGTTCATTCCACCAGGAGTATTTACCAAAGCATTATAATATTGAGGATTCAATAACATACTTCTCACTTCAAAATCAATTTCATCTTGATAAGTTCTTGAAATATAGTTATTTTTATTCCTAATATCGAAAAATGCAGTATCAGGTTTTTCTTTACCGGATTGAGCCTTTAACACATTAGCTGCATTATACAATCCGCCAAACCAATCATAGTAATCATCGGAATCGAATAATCTCCATGAACTGTCGAAGTTTTGTGTAATGACATCGACCTTATCAAGCAAATATTTATAGTTCTCTTTTTGATTGTTGACTACAACATTTCCTTTTTCATCAAGAGTCCAAGAATAAGATACCTTACTTAAGTAAATATCCATAGCATACTCGTTAACTGTAGATATGTTCCAGTCTGCAGTATTCGGAATAAGATTGGACATACCAGTTCCTTCCAATACGTTGCCCGGAAGACCGAACAATCTGTCCAAGGTAGGATTTTCAGCGTAATGCTTGATTACATAATTGTTTGTCTCATCCTCACCAGTTGCATTTACTGCCAAACTGAGTGAAGTTAACATCCAAGTAATCCAATCCTTGTTGTTGGTTACCATACTTGCAAATACATCAATTCTAGGCCTGTTAACAACAGTGCCATTATTTAATTGAACTGTTAAATCTTCTATTGGAATCTGTTCAACACCAAGCACTTTACCATTGTCTGCCCAAACCGGCTTGCAGCCTAGGAAATACATGAACTCGGCAACACCAATTCCTTCTGTCCTGGATATTTCAGTACCCCACAAGATTAAAGAGGTCAATTCAGGCCATTTACCGTGTTGTTCATAGTAGTTAGCTAAAAGCATGTCTACAATCTTCACGGCAGACCCATAAGCAGCCTCGGAAGGCATCCTTGTAGGGTCGGAAGCGTAACCGTCATAACCTGTAGGTATTGAATCACCATAGGATGGATCGGCGAATAGTCCTGATTTAACATAACGTCCACTTAATGAAAGCATGATTGCATTCCATTCATTGTTTTTCTGAATGTTGTCAATAATAACTTCACAGTAAAGTGTGGAATTATATAATGCAGTACCTTCCTTAATGCCAAATTCCTTATTCAAATCTGCTGCAGAAGTTCCATTGACTAGGCGAGAAGCATAGTTCTTCAGGAATGATTTGATTTTATCCACTTCATTAGAATATTTGAAATTGCCCTGCATGTCTCCGAAGAAGGTCAATCCTTTCAAATCAGGATATAAAAACTCAATTAACTGGTCATAAATCTTGGTTTGGGAAGTTACGATTGTAACAATTTCCTCTGAAAGCTCATAACCGGTCAATATTTTTCCTAATGTGTGAAGGCCGAATGTATTGAAATCATCTTCCATTGCATCCAGATAATGGTGCAAATCATCAATCCAATGCTGGAATGTTTCACCGCGTGAAAGATTTCTGAAACCTAAACTAGGAGCCAAATCAAGGATTTTATTTTTATATTCCTCTGCATTTGTTGTTACATTTAAAGACATTTGGTCTTTATAATAATTAATGTAATTTTTTAAAGTGGTATAATTGCCGTATAGCTCAGATGAAACCATTGCAGGAGTCATGTGAGTGATCAACAAAGCTGAACTTCTATCCCTTGCAACCATCGCTTCACCAGGGTTGGATACAATATATGGATAAACTGTAGGAATTAAGGACAACTCAAAAGTCCAATCTCCAGGGAATGCCCCAAGATTAATACCCGGCAGCCATTCCAGAGTTCCATGAGTTCCCATACTTACAATTGCATTGATATTTGCAGTCTTTTCCATCCATTTATAAAATGCAACATACTGTTGATGTGGAGGAATCACTAGGCTGTGATAATCTTGAACCTCTTCCCAACCTCTACTTGGTTGGAAAGTGATGAAAATATTACCAAACCAAACGCCAGGAATAACAATATACTTTTGCTTATAGACCATTGCAGGACCTAAATTATCTCCCCAATAGCTAATAAGATCATTATACAGTTCATCCCTAACATCTGCGGTTAAATGTTCAAACTCTTCCAGTG containing:
- a CDS encoding right-handed parallel beta-helix repeat-containing protein, translating into MIKKLSILVLLLVILLSVGAVSASEYVNMTDDESNSDVLKISDTDDMTSESSSHTINQSNYLKYFDTKGNLIDSTVNSRDTIYLDGAFSNLKFTINKPVNIIGTSTNDIKNCFITLTSGASGSSITNLKIANTKDETYGIFLNSANNCTVQNCNIVNTGKSSYCICVANGAMYNTVTDNYLKTYGITYGHGSFTRSTPTLILSSAYYNYVANNHVESDDANGIYLSSYSGGPLNGGNSNFNIIYNNTLHYNVLPTSWSWGIQVMGNNNTIKSNTVIGSYRGVSTAGSGNIIIENKIINLTGADFNHPNVETGGEYGIVASYDSYVANNEIIGAKVISTGAGISAIDNSIVENNVVNVTLKGRGIAAGGSNVVIQDNVVYTEVGSGIYEKDEGSGLLVKANNITSHSGVGILIEQVSPKRMPKNVTIINNIVLTTNKYSIDASGVQADTSVIENNIVSTLINSPSGVIDTSKPSYTYKGKTIYITPDNIRDYINENGGLTSEVNNSDILSFSGSFSNEVIYITKSVKITGNNPIFYNSTFKVTSGNVLIENLTIINKYAERVNAWGIFVNQAPGVRIVNNRITVNDPKASYAIYVLESTDVDVWNNYLASEGDYLTFTLLSYASEGCNFANNTIYTIGTGNAYKFSPEKCIDGNELVINGRSYCLDGEEVVIDGNKYCLDGNELYINGVSYCLDGNELVIDGNKYCLDGNEFVIGGTSYCLDGNELVINGTSYTLNKDVLVINGTSYCLDGEEVVIDGNKYCLDGNEVFINGVSYCIDGNELVINGTTYCLDGSESATSGFHIVSEIYQTYGILLLYSSNSIISGNDVNVTSNLQSTYSHIGNESSQNSLVGIDLYFNCHNNTVSNNNVFITGNDNYIYGMGVLGYYTGHSAPEGQGATDNYFIANKINLEGLYCVEGIIIGDESEDTIIKDNVINIKSSCVSYGVYFEMSQMSTVDSNNISLDSQVIYGIIGYDSSNNTIINNYVVANAYDAYGMLFSNGKYNLISGNEIHANGNGKDITFLNTDSLGYGNAGVYLKSNSTNNLIEDNKVTSLKGYAILLDSVAVDNVVYDNYLVGENTSGNGAVYDSRNNDVSDNYRYIAVPSASSINVPYWGTGVFKVTFDKNVDGGVVKFFDADNICFDEAVVSNGVASATYEFDSSYVPAQYLFSAEFSKEDFKSISFNIGVSISKGNIIINVINVSAEQGSDVNITAEVFDELGNPIKGAEVKFNRVTSANRLAIMGTAITNNEGIATLVYNVPVSLAVGSHEIVSEVSDVEKYNDADTSSTMDVIKKVSITGGKNYSVYYGNTVTYKVRILDANGKAVGAGEKVTFKINGKTKVVSTNSNGYASYSVKLAAGKYTITAQCCAKKVSNTITFKPTLTAKDVTQKKGKVAKFTVKLVDKNGKILKNKKINFSIKNKKYTAKTNAKGISTLSIKNLSVGKYTISSSYGGCTIKNTITIKK
- a CDS encoding cobaltochelatase subunit CobN, with the protein product MFDKRIIFTLIISLLLLLSVSCTFAVDDETISDITDNSDISTITCGKVLKAQDTAQDNQVLTANNNAININVRDSYNGTVKTWDEDGFNLAGATVKVFDSKNKLISTYTTDSNGNAAIKNLGSDKYYLEVSYSTYEPIRLDAVDFTKNSGTVDINGVTFIPDILLLVDYNSHNEKVDVLMNMSRRVAYISTTDFDKSRAWLVEYANYMHIDMFSESAYSVLTGQYLKQLLAKSPANANYNVAYTFSVYSQQILNNTGLHVVGASPANNTFDTIENTYIGSYFQARDIEESYILQSNMRNYLDYVFYLINPSKYSNPTLDENNAPLMSPECGFYHPDLGMYTLVPEGYLINQWIQENPGYTHSSDGSLNWMTENYVVWLSEILDPTSLFKKFEKDYIERFNPDKSFIAIASYYGGEEVTDALIRGYEANGRPAFNVFKTGTQPPMSSILNKINSISTVGISAVNSLCSWSLDYANGTAEPDLTDIDLHVLKGIVEISEYSYNSELGPQVEWTYMVTYPSFEGVFGQVALSWVDSYGKSHVIQDSVDKMVQLNCKWADLHDLNNSDKKVAVMLYNYPPGKAEIGASYLDVFSSAYDLLVQLYNQGYDIGGSVEYLNYYNNTYELLIKSSGDGYKINGTLTNFISLYNLTQIIFDMNNKGSWASGLLEKYVEENWDDLMEHHQLISLEEFEHLTADVRDELYNDLISYWGDNLGPAMVYKQKYIVIPGVWFGNIFITFQPSRGWEEVQDYHSLVIPPHQQYVAFYKWMEKTANINAIVSMGTHGTLEWLPGINLGAFPGDWTFELSLIPTVYPYIVSNPGEAMVARDRSSALLITHMTPAMVSSELYGNYTTLKNYINYYKDQMSLNVTTNAEEYKNKILDLAPSLGFRNLSRGETFQHWIDDLHHYLDAMEDDFNTFGLHTLGKILTGYELSEEIVTIVTSQTKIYDQLIEFLYPDLKGLTFFGDMQGNFKYSNEVDKIKSFLKNYASRLVNGTSAADLNKEFGIKEGTALYNSTLYCEVIIDNIQKNNEWNAIMLSLSGRYVKSGLFADPSYGDSIPTGYDGYASDPTRMPSEAAYGSAVKIVDMLLANYYEQHGKWPELTSLILWGTEISRTEGIGVAEFMYFLGCKPVWADNGKVLGVEQIPIEDLTVQLNNGTVVNRPRIDVFASMVTNNKDWITWMLTSLSLAVNATGEDETNNYVIKHYAENPTLDRLFGLPGNVLEGTGMSNLIPNTADWNISTVNEYAMDIYLSKVSYSWTLDEKGNVVVNNQKENYKYLLDKVDVITQNFDSSWRLFDSDDYYDWFGGLYNAANVLKAQSGKEKPDTAFFDIRNKNNYISRTYQDEIDFEVRSMLLNPQYYNALVNTPGGMNAYASRFQNFYASTVIGGGELNKELGNQLADTVMTINSGVTNSQLAAGAQSSTAWMIYMAQQGIWDGDASTVQQLVDTYMQSVIDYGVACCHHTCKNLAWNSEIIQLSSLTSSQKQQFADILAQATNTDPLYQMDEQESNGNQGQSGSSNGNQNADTLANNTSQEQSEGSNSGGKTAFGADPSQGANAKSSSNSQGSQEGASGDSAGDGSNAYELTESTSKSAASGESSMPIFVIGAVLVLLAIFFFGYVRKNDDDDY